Proteins found in one Methanomassiliicoccus sp. genomic segment:
- a CDS encoding CPBP family intramembrane metalloprotease, with protein sequence MEFHFSRLNVHIPMVLPIVMPMAMILLGEGFLFVGNFDACIILHLLNILVCVMVPLLMRENPIIWQCFSLVSMLRVLNLGMPKFTTMTLEWIPLIYAPVIVVAFLLIRDESLGFKDYVVKMRSFVSLSKERSGWKLYHLPLGLAFALLLANIEFNVLSMTIPDLRMISDMSLENLAFLFVVMVFFVGLGEELVFRYLLQTRVQGTLGVLGAIAVSSIMFAVMHSGYQSLPYLIYVFVVALFLGVSFYRTKSLAYVTLIHGALNFFLFSFLPFGYLRLF encoded by the coding sequence ATGGAGTTCCACTTCTCCCGACTGAACGTTCACATTCCCATGGTCCTGCCCATCGTGATGCCCATGGCTATGATTCTCTTGGGTGAGGGTTTCCTGTTCGTAGGGAACTTCGATGCCTGCATCATCCTGCATCTACTGAACATCCTCGTGTGCGTCATGGTGCCACTGCTCATGAGGGAGAACCCCATCATCTGGCAGTGCTTCTCTCTGGTGTCGATGCTTCGAGTCCTGAACCTGGGGATGCCCAAGTTCACGACGATGACGTTGGAGTGGATACCTCTTATCTACGCTCCGGTCATCGTAGTGGCGTTCCTACTGATACGCGACGAGTCCCTCGGCTTTAAGGATTATGTGGTGAAGATGCGTTCCTTCGTGTCCCTTTCTAAGGAGAGGTCAGGGTGGAAACTCTATCATCTTCCATTGGGCCTAGCATTCGCTCTCTTGCTGGCGAACATCGAGTTTAATGTTCTAAGTATGACCATACCTGACCTGAGGATGATCTCTGACATGTCTTTAGAGAACCTCGCATTCTTGTTCGTAGTCATGGTGTTCTTCGTCGGTTTGGGGGAGGAGCTAGTGTTCCGTTATTTACTACAGACGCGGGTCCAGGGTACGCTGGGCGTACTAGGCGCCATCGCTGTGTCTTCCATCATGTTCGCGGTCATGCACTCCGGGTACCAATCGTTGCCTTACCTCATCTATGTGTTCGTGGTGGCCCTGTTCCTAGGCGTTTCATTCTATAGGACAAAGAGCCTGGCCTACGTCACGCTCATACATGGTGCCTTGAACTTCTTCTTGTTCTCGTTCCTGCCGTTTGGCTATCTTCGCCTCTTTTAA
- a CDS encoding DUF1616 domain-containing protein, whose translation MQSGQRSELIQVWDLLTIILISVLLAVFIYFLPDNIGRVIFGLPFILFFPGYVLVATLFPERKSLDLIERIALSFGISIAVVPLIGFGLNYTPFGIRLTPILISLVIFNVVFAIVATWRRLQAKDPFLPFEPQDKFAQMRNRFRQESNLDKALSVILVLAILSSVFALGYVVAVPKEGEHFTEFYLLGPGGKADDYPNNLTVNEIASVIVGIANHEGRTVDYSVEVWLSNMTYADNTTTINRLYYFGSFNQTLSHTDANIEGNWEVQWQRVYNFSVPFSGQFKLWFVLLLDEEAYSGAQYTNVVGTQTANRFLNILNDDNSYTLNLNLNVAG comes from the coding sequence TTGCAGAGCGGACAGAGATCTGAACTGATACAGGTCTGGGACCTGCTGACCATAATACTAATTTCGGTCCTACTTGCAGTTTTCATATACTTCTTGCCAGACAATATAGGCAGGGTGATCTTCGGCCTGCCGTTTATCCTGTTCTTCCCCGGTTACGTTCTCGTAGCGACGCTGTTCCCTGAGAGGAAGTCTTTGGACCTGATAGAGAGGATCGCACTATCGTTCGGGATCAGCATCGCCGTGGTGCCGCTCATCGGCTTCGGGCTCAATTACACGCCGTTCGGCATACGCCTGACGCCGATACTCATATCCCTAGTCATCTTCAATGTGGTTTTCGCCATCGTGGCCACGTGGAGAAGGCTCCAGGCCAAGGATCCCTTCCTCCCGTTCGAGCCGCAGGACAAGTTCGCCCAGATGAGGAACCGCTTCCGGCAGGAAAGCAATCTGGACAAGGCGCTGAGCGTCATCTTGGTCCTTGCCATCCTCTCTTCCGTCTTCGCCCTCGGATACGTCGTGGCCGTGCCCAAGGAGGGAGAGCATTTCACCGAGTTCTATCTACTCGGTCCTGGCGGCAAAGCGGACGACTATCCAAACAATCTGACCGTTAACGAGATTGCCAGCGTCATCGTCGGCATAGCGAACCACGAGGGCCGCACCGTCGACTATTCCGTCGAGGTATGGTTGTCCAACATGACCTACGCGGATAATACCACGACGATAAACAGGCTGTACTACTTCGGTTCTTTCAATCAAACGCTGTCGCACACCGACGCCAACATCGAAGGCAACTGGGAGGTGCAGTGGCAGAGGGTGTACAACTTCTCCGTCCCGTTCTCCGGGCAGTTCAAGCTGTGGTTCGTCCTGCTCCTGGACGAGGAGGCCTACAGCGGAGCACAGTACACCAATGTCGTCGGTACTCAAACCGCGAATCGGTTCTTGAACATCCTCAACGATGACAACAGCTATACGCTGAACCTCAATCTCAACGTAGCCGGATAA
- a CDS encoding glycosyltransferase family 2 protein, which translates to MLQAMSGESIGEVPERASELRTVAVIPAYNEEIAIGSVVLGALLYVDSVIVVDDHSHDQTSQISEKAGAYVIRLPKNGGKAQALLTGLREAEKQGFDAAVMLDGDGQHRCEDIPTVLAPIVKDEADLAIGSRFLGEQKDIPKYRIFGQKVINRISNASSNVNITDSQSGMRALSARALKNLDFHSDGYNVESDMITHFSDRGLKITEVPISVRYDVPNGHKQGAVSMGMKLLGNVVSMIGYKHPLIMFGVPGAIFMAFGLALGFFTLVDFYVLRSFISQVMLAVALFMIGAFLAISALTLNSLTLLMKSHLIKQ; encoded by the coding sequence ATGCTTCAAGCAATGTCCGGTGAAAGCATAGGGGAAGTGCCGGAAAGAGCATCGGAGCTGCGGACCGTAGCGGTCATCCCCGCCTACAACGAGGAGATCGCCATCGGCAGCGTGGTACTCGGCGCTCTGCTGTACGTCGACAGCGTCATCGTAGTGGATGATCACTCCCACGATCAAACCTCACAAATATCGGAGAAGGCCGGCGCTTACGTCATCCGCCTCCCTAAGAACGGCGGCAAGGCTCAAGCTCTCCTTACCGGTTTGCGGGAAGCGGAGAAGCAGGGCTTCGACGCCGCCGTCATGTTGGACGGCGACGGACAGCATCGCTGCGAGGACATACCGACAGTTCTAGCTCCCATCGTCAAGGACGAGGCCGACCTGGCAATAGGCTCCCGCTTCCTGGGCGAGCAGAAGGACATCCCCAAGTACCGCATCTTCGGCCAGAAGGTCATCAATCGCATCTCCAACGCCTCCTCCAATGTCAACATCACCGACTCCCAGTCGGGAATGCGCGCGTTGAGCGCGAGGGCGCTCAAGAACCTGGACTTCCACTCCGACGGCTACAATGTCGAATCGGACATGATCACTCACTTCTCGGATAGAGGCTTGAAGATCACCGAGGTGCCGATCTCCGTGCGCTATGATGTGCCCAACGGGCACAAGCAGGGCGCGGTCTCCATGGGCATGAAGCTTCTCGGGAACGTGGTGTCCATGATCGGATACAAGCACCCCCTCATCATGTTCGGGGTGCCCGGCGCGATCTTCATGGCCTTCGGCCTTGCTCTCGGCTTCTTCACCCTAGTGGACTTCTACGTGTTGCGCTCGTTCATATCGCAGGTCATGCTGGCGGTCGCCCTGTTCATGATCGGCGCGTTCCTTGCCATATCAGCGCTGACACTGAACTCCCTTACGCTTCTCATGAAGTCGCACCTCATTAAGCAGTGA
- the wecB gene encoding UDP-N-acetylglucosamine 2-epimerase (non-hydrolyzing), protein MKIAIVLGTRPEIIKLSPLVRECERRKVPYYILHTGQHYSYEMDKVFFEELSLPPVKYNLDVGSASHAMQTSKILAGVENVLTADRPDMVLVQGDTNTVMAASLAASKLGIRVGHVESGLRSHDRSMPEEVNRVVADHISDMLFAPTEEARKNLAKEGIEKGVTVTGNTVVDAVNENRKLSDERSRLMENLGLKAKEYVLATAHRQENVDSSSRLKGMVEGMEAVGRETGMPIIFPAHPRTQNRLKEFGLNPRNVSVVQPFGYMDFLRMESHARLVLTDSGGVQEEACILGVPCVTMRENTERPETVAVGANMLAGTDPERIQVAVWAMLNRKTSWSNPFGDGHSASRIMDTVERGRGRFDGE, encoded by the coding sequence ATGAAGATAGCCATCGTCCTGGGCACCCGGCCTGAGATCATCAAGTTGTCCCCCCTGGTCCGGGAGTGCGAGCGGAGGAAAGTCCCTTATTACATCCTCCACACCGGCCAGCACTACTCGTACGAGATGGATAAGGTGTTCTTCGAGGAGCTCTCGCTCCCTCCCGTCAAGTACAACCTCGACGTCGGCTCGGCCTCCCATGCCATGCAGACCTCTAAGATCCTCGCCGGGGTGGAGAACGTGCTCACCGCCGACAGACCGGACATGGTGCTCGTCCAGGGGGACACCAACACCGTGATGGCCGCCTCGCTCGCAGCATCCAAGCTGGGGATCAGGGTCGGTCACGTGGAATCCGGTCTGCGTTCTCATGACCGCTCCATGCCCGAGGAGGTCAACCGCGTGGTCGCCGATCACATCTCCGACATGCTCTTTGCTCCCACCGAGGAGGCGCGGAAGAACCTGGCCAAGGAAGGAATCGAGAAGGGTGTGACCGTTACGGGCAACACTGTGGTGGACGCGGTGAACGAGAACCGGAAGCTGTCGGACGAGCGATCGCGACTCATGGAGAACCTTGGTTTAAAGGCGAAAGAGTACGTTCTGGCGACCGCGCACCGGCAGGAGAATGTGGACTCGTCGTCACGTCTGAAGGGAATGGTGGAGGGCATGGAGGCGGTGGGGCGAGAGACCGGCATGCCCATCATATTCCCCGCCCACCCCCGCACCCAGAATCGACTCAAGGAGTTTGGCCTCAATCCAAGGAACGTCTCCGTTGTCCAGCCCTTCGGCTACATGGACTTCCTGCGCATGGAGTCCCACGCCCGGCTCGTGTTGACGGATTCTGGCGGCGTTCAGGAGGAAGCATGCATTCTTGGTGTGCCATGTGTCACCATGCGCGAGAACACGGAGAGACCGGAGACCGTGGCCGTGGGAGCGAACATGCTCGCAGGCACGGACCCGGAGCGCATCCAGGTGGCGGTGTGGGCCATGCTCAACCGCAAGACCTCGTGGTCCAACCCCTTCGGGGACGGGCATTCCGCCTCCCGGATCATGGACACGGTGGAAAGGGGGAGGGGACGGTTCGATGGAGAGTGA